One window of Treponema denticola genomic DNA carries:
- a CDS encoding methyltransferase domain-containing protein, which produces MSDDKNNYNKNAIKYAVKEHYENLAKENLSVNGEAEKITASIGYAAEDLTGIPKEADMGLGCGNPQEAAKPRLNETVLDLGCGRGLDCFIASKAVGNNGKVFGLDGSETMIRRASEIALKNGFTNCEFILGEIENIPLPDKFIDLIMSNCVINLSTDKYRVYSEIYRCLRKGGRVAISDITLKKALPEEWVSDPNMVKT; this is translated from the coding sequence ATGAGTGACGATAAAAATAATTACAATAAAAATGCAATTAAGTATGCTGTAAAAGAACACTATGAAAATTTGGCCAAGGAAAACCTTTCGGTAAACGGAGAGGCTGAAAAGATAACTGCCTCAATAGGCTATGCCGCAGAAGATTTAACCGGAATACCTAAAGAGGCTGACATGGGGCTTGGCTGCGGCAATCCGCAAGAAGCTGCCAAACCACGCTTAAATGAAACGGTTCTTGATTTAGGCTGCGGACGAGGTCTTGACTGTTTTATAGCATCAAAGGCAGTGGGTAACAATGGAAAGGTTTTCGGTCTTGACGGCTCTGAAACTATGATCCGCCGAGCTTCGGAAATAGCTTTAAAAAACGGCTTTACAAATTGTGAATTTATTCTTGGTGAAATTGAAAATATCCCGCTTCCCGATAAGTTCATAGATCTTATCATGAGTAATTGTGTGATAAATTTATCGACAGATAAATACAGAGTTTACTCCGAAATATATCGTTGTCTCCGCAAAGGGGGGCGAGTTGCTATTTCGGACATTACTCTAAAAAAGGCTCTGCCTGAAGAATGGGTTTCCGATCCCAATATGGTAAAAACCTGA
- a CDS encoding galactose/methyl galactoside ABC transporter permease MglC — protein MENKNNEKIDLVDFSFFNEDARLAEYGKTLHDLRKDGVDKIASLKNHIYALKKNRLIDDSVKASYIEEYKKEIEEAKKTALENKDAEKKFAAEAVAYSNKLFNDNIKDFIKSENQKQKQYKIDYENQKISILQENKAAKKEAYDDFAETKDSAELNRKLNVLKFQLNSSFAEAKNKYRDAVAASKEAKNQAYIDHVQKNISLRNGRTNLKENMVLNFKDYIYKFKLSSFLLSNGLYLAILVFFIICIIVAPLSGNGNLLSLPNIFTILEQASTRMFYALGVAGLILLAGTDLSIGRMVVLGSVITGLILHPGLNIVTFFGLGPWDFTAMPMVWRLMLSLGLSILLCVLFSAFAGVFSARLKIHPFISTLATQLIIYGLLFFGTSGTPVGSIDNEVKDLLGGRWILGIVNNEMITLPKLIIPALIAIVIAWFIWNKTVFGKNMYAVGGNSEAAAVSGISVFKVTMGVFIMAGVFYGVGSFLEAFRANASAGTGQGYELDAIAACVVGGISFNGGIGKISGAVIGVIIFTSLTYCLTFLGIDTNLQFVFKGFIIIAAVALDSVKYLKKK, from the coding sequence ATGGAAAATAAAAATAATGAAAAGATAGATTTGGTAGACTTTAGTTTTTTTAACGAAGATGCAAGACTTGCCGAGTACGGTAAAACCCTTCATGATCTCCGTAAGGACGGGGTCGATAAGATAGCTTCTTTAAAAAATCATATTTATGCTCTTAAAAAGAACCGCTTAATAGACGATTCAGTAAAGGCCTCTTATATTGAAGAATACAAAAAAGAAATTGAAGAAGCAAAAAAGACGGCTCTTGAAAACAAGGATGCTGAAAAGAAATTTGCAGCCGAGGCTGTTGCTTATTCCAATAAGCTCTTTAACGATAATATAAAAGATTTTATAAAATCGGAAAATCAAAAGCAAAAACAGTACAAGATTGATTATGAAAATCAAAAAATTTCTATTCTGCAGGAAAATAAAGCTGCAAAAAAAGAGGCCTATGACGATTTTGCCGAAACAAAGGATTCTGCCGAGCTTAACCGCAAGCTCAATGTTTTAAAGTTTCAGCTTAATTCTTCTTTTGCTGAGGCAAAGAACAAATACAGAGATGCCGTTGCAGCCTCTAAAGAAGCAAAAAATCAAGCCTACATAGACCATGTTCAAAAAAATATTTCTTTAAGAAACGGAAGAACAAATCTTAAAGAAAATATGGTGCTAAATTTTAAGGATTATATTTACAAGTTTAAGCTTTCAAGTTTCTTATTGAGTAACGGTCTTTACCTTGCAATTTTGGTTTTCTTCATTATCTGTATAATTGTAGCCCCACTATCGGGAAACGGAAATCTTCTATCTCTTCCCAATATCTTTACGATTTTGGAGCAGGCTTCAACCAGAATGTTTTATGCTCTCGGCGTTGCAGGGCTCATTCTTTTGGCAGGTACGGACTTGAGTATAGGAAGAATGGTTGTTCTCGGTTCGGTTATTACAGGTTTGATTTTACATCCGGGGCTTAACATAGTAACCTTTTTCGGCCTCGGCCCTTGGGATTTTACGGCCATGCCCATGGTTTGGCGCTTGATGCTTTCGCTTGGGCTTTCAATATTGCTTTGCGTTTTATTTAGTGCCTTTGCCGGCGTTTTTTCGGCCCGGCTTAAGATTCATCCCTTTATTTCAACCCTTGCGACCCAGTTAATTATCTACGGTCTTTTATTTTTCGGTACGAGCGGAACTCCCGTTGGTTCAATCGATAATGAGGTAAAGGACTTGCTCGGCGGGCGGTGGATTTTAGGAATTGTGAATAACGAAATGATTACTCTTCCTAAGCTCATAATTCCCGCCTTAATTGCGATTGTAATAGCATGGTTTATTTGGAATAAGACCGTATTCGGAAAAAATATGTATGCCGTAGGAGGAAACTCTGAAGCTGCCGCCGTCAGCGGTATCAGCGTTTTTAAGGTTACGATGGGCGTTTTTATTATGGCCGGAGTATTTTACGGAGTGGGTTCCTTCCTCGAAGCCTTTAGGGCTAATGCAAGTGCAGGAACTGGACAAGGCTATGAACTTGATGCCATTGCCGCCTGCGTAGTCGGAGGCATCTCCTTTAACGGAGGGATAGGAAAAATAAGCGGTGCAGTAATAGGTGTTATTATCTTTACAAGCCTTACCTACTGCCTGACCTTTTTAGGCATAGACACCAACTTGCAATTTGTATTTAAGGGCTTTATCATCATTGCCGCCGTTGCCTTGGACAGCGTAAAATATCTAAAGAAGAAATAG
- a CDS encoding sugar ABC transporter ATP-binding protein, which yields MSDVVLEIKNLSKSFGKNKVLDGINLTVRQGSVMGLMGENGAGKSTMMKCLFGIYTRDEGSISLLNKSIEFKNPKEALESGVAMVHQELNLCLDRTVTDNLFLGRYPTNFGIVDEIKMFESASSLFSSLNMNVNPKTIMRTMSVSQRQMVEIAKAVSYDAKLIVLDEPTSSLTEREVKKLFSIVRALQKKGVSFIYISHKMDEVFEVCDEVAVLRDGKMILSKPIAETDMNEIISAMVGRSLDKRFPDVDNVPGEDFLKIENLKTKYAPVLEDISFTVKKGEILGLYGLVGAGRSELLEALFGIRTVESGSISINDKYLKFKSSKEAMAHGFALLTEERKLNGMFGKDTIEFNTVITNLHSYKTLGILSKRKIREAANREIETMKTRCLSADQGISALSGGNQQKVIIGKWLERSPDVFLMDEPTRGIDVGAKYEIYQLIIKMAKEGKTIIVVSSEMPEILGITNRIAVMSNRRLAGIVNTKETDQETLLRLSAKYL from the coding sequence ATGAGTGATGTAGTTCTTGAAATAAAGAACCTTTCAAAATCTTTCGGAAAGAATAAGGTTTTGGACGGTATAAATCTGACTGTAAGACAAGGCTCCGTAATGGGACTCATGGGCGAAAACGGAGCAGGAAAATCCACTATGATGAAGTGCCTTTTCGGTATATATACCCGGGATGAGGGCTCCATTTCTTTATTAAACAAATCAATCGAATTTAAAAATCCTAAAGAAGCTCTTGAAAGCGGAGTCGCTATGGTTCATCAAGAACTTAATCTTTGTCTTGACAGAACCGTTACAGATAATTTATTTTTAGGACGCTATCCGACCAACTTTGGAATTGTTGACGAAATAAAAATGTTTGAATCTGCAAGCTCTCTTTTTTCTTCACTCAATATGAATGTAAATCCCAAAACAATAATGCGTACCATGTCCGTTTCGCAGAGGCAGATGGTTGAAATAGCGAAAGCTGTTTCTTACGATGCAAAGCTCATCGTATTGGATGAGCCTACTTCTTCTTTAACCGAAAGGGAAGTAAAAAAACTTTTTTCGATAGTAAGAGCTTTACAAAAAAAAGGCGTTTCATTTATTTATATTTCGCATAAGATGGATGAGGTTTTTGAGGTTTGCGATGAGGTTGCCGTTTTACGGGACGGTAAGATGATTCTTTCAAAGCCCATAGCCGAAACGGATATGAACGAAATTATTTCGGCCATGGTCGGCCGCTCTCTGGATAAACGTTTCCCCGATGTGGATAATGTCCCCGGAGAGGACTTTTTAAAAATAGAAAACTTAAAAACAAAGTATGCACCCGTGCTCGAAGATATTTCTTTTACCGTAAAGAAGGGAGAAATCTTAGGCCTTTACGGGCTTGTAGGGGCAGGGAGGAGCGAGCTTTTGGAAGCCCTCTTCGGTATCCGTACTGTAGAATCGGGGAGCATAAGTATAAACGATAAATATCTTAAATTTAAGAGCAGTAAAGAAGCTATGGCTCATGGCTTTGCCTTGTTGACCGAAGAGCGTAAATTAAACGGAATGTTCGGCAAGGATACAATCGAATTTAATACGGTGATTACCAATTTGCATAGTTATAAAACCCTCGGCATTTTGTCAAAGCGTAAAATACGGGAGGCCGCAAACAGAGAAATTGAAACTATGAAGACGAGGTGTCTTTCGGCTGATCAGGGTATTTCGGCTTTGAGCGGAGGAAACCAGCAAAAGGTTATAATCGGAAAATGGCTGGAGCGTTCACCCGATGTGTTTTTGATGGACGAGCCTACCCGCGGTATCGATGTAGGGGCAAAATACGAAATATATCAGCTTATTATTAAAATGGCTAAAGAGGGAAAAACCATAATAGTTGTTTCGAGCGAGATGCCCGAAATCTTAGGTATTACCAACCGCATAGCCGTTATGTCCAACCGCCGCCTCGCAGGTATCGTAAACACCAAGGAAACCGATCAAGAAACCCTGCTCAGGCTTTCGGCTAAGTATTTGTAG
- a CDS encoding substrate-binding domain-containing protein — protein sequence MRSFSKFAQILFLGLLIVSAVFVVSCGGSGNAVLNKDKPLVFFNRQPSDPTTGEIDMTSMNWNDKTYYVGFDAAGGGAVQGKLITDFLASAETSLDRNGDGIIGYVLCIGDVGHNDSKARTEGIRKALGTWAGSTDPGKTKQGSITIAGKTFDVIELEGKAMTGTDGSTWNANAATEAMGGWATKFADQIDMVVSNNDGMAMGCLQASNYPAGVPIFGYDANADAIEAVGKGLLTGTVSQNVDAQATATLQVLRNLLDGLTGTDVYTKGITAEDSYGNKISAPVQYWADVKAVMAANSGVTKANYENYLGGTRDAGVKQTNAPKKKVLLTIYNSGDNFLSSSYLPALKYYAPLLNIELTIVQGDGQNESSCLDKFTNLNNFDAFAVNMVKTNSGSNYTDKLKY from the coding sequence ATGAGATCTTTTTCTAAATTTGCACAAATACTTTTTTTGGGGCTTCTTATTGTATCGGCTGTTTTTGTTGTAAGCTGCGGCGGAAGCGGAAATGCAGTTCTTAACAAGGATAAACCTCTCGTCTTCTTTAATAGACAGCCTTCAGATCCGACAACAGGAGAAATCGATATGACCTCTATGAACTGGAACGATAAGACCTATTATGTAGGTTTTGACGCTGCAGGCGGCGGCGCAGTTCAGGGAAAACTTATTACAGATTTTCTTGCATCGGCAGAAACTTCTCTTGACAGAAACGGTGACGGTATTATCGGTTATGTTCTTTGCATCGGTGACGTAGGCCACAACGATTCAAAAGCCAGAACTGAGGGTATCCGAAAGGCTTTGGGAACTTGGGCAGGTTCTACCGACCCCGGTAAAACAAAGCAGGGCTCAATTACCATCGCAGGAAAAACCTTCGATGTTATAGAGCTTGAAGGAAAGGCTATGACAGGAACCGACGGTTCTACATGGAATGCCAATGCCGCAACAGAGGCTATGGGCGGATGGGCAACAAAGTTTGCCGATCAGATCGACATGGTTGTTTCAAACAATGACGGCATGGCAATGGGCTGTTTACAGGCTTCAAACTATCCTGCAGGTGTTCCAATTTTCGGATATGATGCAAACGCAGATGCTATCGAAGCTGTAGGCAAGGGTCTTCTTACCGGTACGGTTTCTCAAAACGTTGATGCTCAGGCAACAGCAACCTTACAGGTTTTGCGCAACTTGCTCGACGGTTTAACCGGAACAGATGTATACACCAAGGGTATCACAGCCGAAGACTCTTACGGCAATAAAATTTCAGCTCCTGTTCAGTACTGGGCTGATGTAAAGGCTGTTATGGCTGCCAACTCAGGTGTTACAAAGGCCAACTACGAGAACTACCTCGGCGGAACAAGGGATGCCGGAGTTAAGCAGACAAATGCTCCCAAAAAGAAGGTTCTTTTAACAATTTATAATTCAGGCGACAACTTCCTTTCTTCTTCATATCTGCCTGCATTAAAATACTATGCTCCTTTATTGAACATTGAATTGACAATCGTTCAGGGAGACGGACAAAACGAATCAAGCTGTTTGGATAAATTTACAAACCTAAACAACTTTGATGCCTTTGCCGTAAACATGGTTAAAACGAACTCAGGTTCAAACTACACCGACAAGTTAAAGTATTAA
- a CDS encoding acyl-[acyl-carrier-protein] thioesterase, whose amino-acid sequence MIIDNKYTIRHKVLTGNIDGKCRATPMEFAVLMQELAAGHYSSAGLSIPHLKKMGLTWVITKQHFEITEYPLWMDELIVQTWAQTPKGFFCLRDFAFFYAKNGKKNSIDEAFAENLRIEEGKENLYSIREEYKELKKPIFRASSCWVILNAETGQPVKPDTKVFGNLAFNEEHMEGKVFAKIPLPETWDIEESFRPTLLDIDINSHVNNLTYLRWILSYMSADFCKGKLLKTLDTNFVSSAMYGEDLICRSSRSENVCIHSIIRAKDGSEVFKARSEWADESGLSRTLKVNSI is encoded by the coding sequence ATGATTATCGACAATAAATACACTATACGCCATAAGGTGCTTACAGGCAACATAGATGGAAAATGCCGGGCTACACCCATGGAGTTTGCTGTTTTGATGCAGGAATTGGCAGCAGGGCATTACAGCAGTGCAGGGCTTTCCATCCCGCATTTGAAAAAAATGGGCTTAACATGGGTTATCACAAAGCAGCATTTTGAAATTACCGAATACCCTCTTTGGATGGATGAGTTAATAGTCCAAACATGGGCTCAAACACCGAAAGGATTTTTTTGCTTGAGGGACTTTGCGTTCTTTTATGCAAAAAACGGCAAAAAAAATTCAATAGATGAGGCCTTCGCCGAAAACCTCCGCATCGAAGAAGGAAAAGAAAATCTATATTCAATAAGAGAAGAATATAAAGAGCTTAAAAAGCCGATCTTCAGAGCAAGCTCTTGCTGGGTAATATTAAATGCAGAAACAGGCCAGCCTGTAAAGCCGGACACAAAAGTTTTCGGTAACTTAGCCTTTAATGAGGAACACATGGAAGGCAAGGTTTTTGCAAAAATCCCATTGCCTGAAACTTGGGACATAGAAGAGTCTTTCCGGCCGACCCTTTTGGATATCGATATAAACTCTCATGTAAACAATCTAACCTATTTGAGGTGGATTTTGTCCTATATGAGTGCCGATTTTTGTAAAGGAAAACTTCTAAAAACCTTGGATACCAATTTTGTTTCTTCAGCTATGTACGGCGAAGACCTTATATGCAGATCGAGCCGGTCGGAAAATGTTTGCATACACTCCATAATAAGAGCAAAAGACGGAAGCGAGGTCTTTAAAGCCCGCTCGGAATGGGCCGATGAAAGCGGCCTATCCCGAACTCTTAAAGTAAACAGTATCTGA
- the lepB gene encoding signal peptidase I, whose amino-acid sequence MSILFYAEPVLSLLFSILLIIKNTSSLAVIALVLGAAYSLWTAFCIFSFFKKKTVMAMLVMRKTMEYIPYIFMACFIISRAVQTGQDRSTLDAILAVYWFVLVIYNRVILFRLKDKRLPKYFPDLPAIPKKKRSVISEILDWADSILQAACVVLLFTVFVLQLYVIPSESMVQQFMIGDRVAGFKVAAGPTFPLSSFRFPQIYNYKRGDVVIIRNPHYEDDPNNELKFFTSQLVQYLTLTTVNINKDENGRIKADPLVKRIVGLSGEKLMLVDGVLYIKKAGEKDFKTFDESAYAVWDLSKLPQSSLKYVKDIKMNTEDLNRLQSVEAWRAKVDFDEAEKEALALIKKMKEIKSKPDKVFSAKDFLSKAQYLVTQMARDNEAIASKILTTDGGLMWFENFLTSWKKSAEKNSYNLYEMRNAQLNVLIKLGFGKLLVRNAELYKANVSDAVFSSDTERQAIINELGEYLYYLALSSQRNMDEFPKGEEEYIPENCYFMMGDNRFNSTDMRHEYQYHLEALNKDDAMSMMFVTNVAPRYIHSSRMLGTVNLILFPRARFGLVK is encoded by the coding sequence ATGTCTATCCTTTTTTATGCAGAACCGGTTTTAAGTCTTTTGTTTTCTATCTTATTAATTATAAAAAATACTTCAAGTCTTGCCGTAATAGCTTTGGTCTTAGGGGCGGCTTATTCTCTTTGGACGGCTTTTTGTATATTTTCTTTTTTTAAAAAAAAGACTGTGATGGCCATGCTCGTAATGCGTAAAACTATGGAGTATATTCCTTATATTTTTATGGCCTGCTTTATTATATCCAGGGCTGTTCAAACCGGGCAGGATAGGTCTACGCTTGATGCAATTTTAGCTGTCTATTGGTTTGTCTTGGTTATTTATAATAGAGTGATTTTGTTTAGATTAAAGGACAAGAGACTTCCTAAATACTTTCCGGACTTGCCTGCGATACCTAAGAAAAAACGTTCCGTTATTTCGGAAATTTTGGATTGGGCTGATTCTATCTTACAAGCTGCCTGTGTAGTTCTCCTTTTTACCGTTTTTGTTTTACAGCTCTATGTTATTCCTTCGGAATCCATGGTTCAGCAGTTTATGATAGGGGACAGAGTCGCAGGCTTTAAAGTTGCTGCAGGGCCGACCTTTCCTCTTTCTTCATTCCGGTTTCCTCAAATTTATAATTATAAGAGGGGGGATGTGGTTATAATCCGCAATCCTCATTATGAAGATGACCCGAATAACGAGCTTAAATTCTTTACTTCCCAGCTGGTGCAGTACCTGACTCTCACTACGGTAAATATCAATAAGGATGAAAACGGAAGAATCAAGGCAGACCCCTTGGTAAAAAGGATTGTGGGCCTAAGCGGAGAAAAGTTAATGCTTGTAGACGGAGTGCTCTACATAAAAAAAGCCGGAGAAAAGGATTTTAAGACCTTCGATGAAAGTGCCTATGCCGTTTGGGATTTATCCAAGCTGCCCCAGTCAAGCTTAAAATATGTAAAAGACATAAAAATGAATACCGAAGATTTAAACCGCCTTCAATCGGTAGAGGCTTGGCGGGCAAAGGTCGATTTTGATGAGGCCGAGAAGGAAGCTCTTGCCCTTATTAAAAAGATGAAAGAAATAAAGTCTAAGCCCGATAAGGTCTTTTCGGCCAAGGACTTTTTAAGCAAGGCTCAGTACCTTGTTACACAGATGGCCAGAGATAACGAAGCCATAGCCTCGAAGATTTTGACGACGGACGGCGGGCTTATGTGGTTTGAAAACTTTTTAACTTCATGGAAAAAATCTGCCGAAAAAAATTCCTACAACTTATATGAGATGAGAAATGCTCAACTCAATGTTCTTATTAAACTCGGCTTTGGAAAGCTCCTTGTACGGAATGCAGAACTTTATAAAGCTAATGTGAGCGATGCGGTTTTTTCTTCGGATACGGAACGGCAAGCTATTATAAACGAGCTAGGTGAATACCTCTACTATTTAGCCCTATCATCTCAAAGAAACATGGACGAATTTCCTAAGGGTGAAGAAGAGTACATCCCCGAAAACTGCTACTTTATGATGGGCGATAACCGTTTTAATTCCACGGATATGAGGCATGAATATCAATACCACTTGGAAGCCCTTAACAAGGATGATGCCATGTCGATGATGTTTGTAACAAATGTAGCACCCCGCTATATTCATTCTTCAAGAATGCTCGGAACGGTAAATCTAATTCTTTTTCCCAGAGCCCGATTCGGGTTGGTAAAATAG
- a CDS encoding PD-(D/E)XK nuclease family transposase: MNMKQEILNPKTDWVFKLMFSKGELGNKALISFLNAFLEDSYGKIKKADILNTELIREAPNGESYHLDFLIKTDTNLIINLEMQQFWKTNYPRRNQMYLLRLASRFLKLESKKDDPLYALSISVFGCNVPKNAKLTKMSENSVIQYIYIELNDLIGYTIQKRLEEYTLKDFWIRFLANYENDKKSGMLEKLCNLEEGIRMAEETLLRVTEEERQIARELSREKYQMLLEAERADARREGLAEGFEQGIEQGMRQGVQQGKKEGFADGAYQKIVEMAKLMKTLEYPFTEICKITGLSVEEIDAL, encoded by the coding sequence ATGAATATGAAACAGGAAATTTTGAATCCAAAAACGGATTGGGTATTTAAGTTGATGTTCTCAAAAGGAGAACTGGGCAATAAGGCTCTTATAAGTTTTTTAAATGCTTTTTTGGAAGATTCTTACGGTAAAATCAAAAAAGCGGATATTTTAAATACTGAGCTTATTCGGGAAGCTCCAAATGGAGAATCCTATCATCTTGATTTTTTAATTAAAACCGACACAAATCTCATTATCAACCTTGAGATGCAGCAGTTTTGGAAAACCAACTATCCGAGGCGTAACCAAATGTATCTTTTACGTCTGGCTTCTCGTTTTTTGAAACTGGAATCTAAAAAAGATGACCCTTTGTATGCTTTAAGTATTTCGGTTTTTGGATGTAATGTTCCTAAAAATGCAAAACTGACAAAAATGTCTGAAAATTCCGTTATTCAATATATTTACATTGAATTAAATGACCTAATAGGTTATACTATACAAAAGAGATTAGAAGAATATACATTAAAAGATTTCTGGATAAGGTTTTTGGCTAATTATGAGAACGACAAAAAAAGCGGAATGTTGGAAAAATTATGTAATTTAGAGGAGGGTATAAGAATGGCAGAAGAAACACTCCTGAGGGTAACTGAAGAGGAAAGACAAATCGCTAGAGAACTGTCTCGAGAGAAATATCAAATGCTCTTAGAAGCAGAAAGAGCTGATGCTAGAAGGGAAGGTTTAGCTGAAGGTTTTGAGCAAGGTATTGAACAGGGTATGCGGCAAGGCGTGCAGCAAGGTAAAAAAGAAGGTTTTGCTGACGGCGCATATCAAAAAATAGTTGAGATGGCTAAACTAATGAAAACGCTTGAATATCCTTTTACAGAAATCTGCAAAATCACAGGTTTAAGCGTAGAAGAAATAGATGCTTTATAA
- a CDS encoding proline--tRNA ligase, giving the protein MKMTQMYMPTLREIPNEAVVESHKLLLRAGMIRNLANGLFAYLPLGLKAFRKVEKIIREEMDAIGCLEFKPPVIVPGEIWQESGRWDSMGPELLRIKNRLNQELVVSPTAEEAFTALLKNELSSYKNYPLLTYQINTKYRDEIRPRYGLMRTREFTMKDAYSFHTNDKSLDEAYLSFEKAYIKIFKRCGLTVIGVKADSGAMGGSGSQEFMVESSVGDDTLLLCPSCGYAANEEKAACAPDKEQGNGNMAQGSALSIEEIDTPDVKTIEDLTAFLKTESSSFIKTLIYRVENSEVLGNAEKGKKNAKNGDEGTLLIAVCIRGDLEVNEAKLKSSLKASDAILASDAEVEEATGTVVGFAGPVGLKNIPVIADESVMLMHDAVTGGLKKDKHLLHVEPSRDFTPAHVFDLRTVRAGDKCAVCGTALYTKKGNELGHIFKLGYKYTKAMNMTYLDENGKQQHPSMGCYGIGLDRLTASIVEEHHDEDGIIWPMSIAPFQVAIVPIKYEGEMQKEADRLYEECKKRGIEVLLDDRKERTGVKFKDMDLIGIPIRLVVGEKNLPNIEFKLRKAGESSLIDKNKVVDLVEKTVKEELAKLN; this is encoded by the coding sequence ATGAAGATGACGCAGATGTATATGCCCACTTTGAGAGAAATCCCGAATGAGGCTGTTGTTGAAAGTCACAAGCTGCTTTTGCGGGCAGGAATGATAAGAAATTTGGCTAACGGGCTGTTTGCCTATTTGCCCCTCGGCTTAAAAGCCTTTAGAAAGGTAGAAAAAATTATCAGGGAAGAAATGGATGCGATAGGCTGTCTGGAATTTAAGCCCCCCGTAATTGTTCCTGGTGAAATTTGGCAGGAATCGGGAAGATGGGACTCGATGGGGCCTGAACTTTTGCGTATTAAAAACCGCTTAAACCAAGAATTGGTTGTAAGCCCCACGGCTGAAGAAGCCTTTACAGCTCTTTTAAAAAACGAATTATCCTCCTATAAAAACTACCCGCTTTTAACCTATCAGATTAACACAAAATACCGGGATGAAATCAGGCCGCGATACGGGCTTATGAGAACCCGCGAATTTACGATGAAGGATGCTTACTCTTTCCATACAAACGATAAAAGTTTAGACGAAGCCTATCTCAGTTTTGAAAAGGCCTATATAAAGATTTTTAAGCGCTGCGGTCTTACGGTAATAGGAGTAAAGGCCGACTCAGGTGCTATGGGAGGAAGCGGTTCTCAGGAGTTTATGGTAGAATCTTCGGTTGGAGACGACACCCTCCTCCTCTGCCCTTCTTGCGGTTATGCAGCAAACGAAGAAAAGGCAGCCTGCGCACCCGATAAGGAACAAGGAAACGGCAATATGGCCCAAGGTTCAGCCTTATCTATAGAAGAGATCGATACACCAGATGTAAAAACAATTGAAGACCTTACAGCCTTTTTAAAGACGGAAAGTTCTTCATTTATAAAAACCTTGATTTACCGGGTAGAAAATTCCGAGGTACTCGGCAATGCTGAAAAGGGTAAAAAAAATGCAAAAAACGGCGATGAAGGCACTCTTTTAATTGCAGTCTGCATAAGGGGAGATTTGGAAGTAAACGAAGCCAAGTTAAAATCCTCCCTTAAAGCCTCGGATGCAATCCTTGCAAGCGATGCCGAAGTCGAAGAAGCTACAGGAACGGTAGTCGGTTTTGCCGGCCCTGTAGGCTTAAAAAATATTCCGGTCATTGCCGATGAAAGCGTTATGCTCATGCACGATGCGGTAACCGGAGGCTTAAAAAAGGACAAACACCTCCTCCATGTGGAGCCTTCAAGGGATTTTACCCCCGCCCACGTTTTTGACCTCCGCACGGTAAGGGCCGGAGATAAGTGTGCAGTTTGCGGTACCGCCCTTTACACCAAAAAAGGAAATGAACTCGGGCACATATTTAAGCTGGGATATAAATATACGAAGGCTATGAATATGACCTATCTCGACGAAAACGGAAAACAACAGCACCCTTCCATGGGCTGCTACGGCATAGGTCTTGACCGGCTCACAGCCTCCATTGTCGAAGAACACCATGATGAGGACGGAATAATCTGGCCAATGAGTATCGCCCCCTTCCAAGTTGCGATAGTTCCCATAAAATACGAGGGAGAAATGCAAAAGGAAGCCGACCGCCTCTACGAAGAATGTAAAAAAAGAGGAATTGAAGTCCTCCTAGATGACCGAAAAGAAAGGACAGGCGTTAAGTTTAAGGATATGGACCTTATAGGCATTCCGATAAGGCTTGTAGTCGGCGAAAAAAATCTTCCCAATATCGAATTTAAGCTTAGAAAGGCGGGAGAAAGCAGCTTAATCGATAAAAACAAGGTTGTAGACTTAGTTGAAAAAACCGTAAAAGAAGAACTTGCAAAATTAAACTAG